TTCATTCAAACACACCCCATCATCCCCTCCCAGACGTACCTATGTCGGCGAGTGGATCAGTACCTATGGACGAGTGCAGTGGCAGTGGCACTAGAGATTTCCTTAAGGTTATAGAGATTTTTGACAATGACGACCAAGACCCAGAGAAGGATGTGGAGGTGATAGAGATCTTGTCTTCTGATAGTGAAGATTGACCACAGACAGTTATGATGGGTAGTATGTTTTGGACAGTGTCTCCAGCAAGCatagatttttatatttagtCTCTCACTTTTGGTTAGGACAATCGAGATATTAGGAGTTGTTAGAATTGCTAGGCTAGTTCGGGCATTAGATTAAGGGCTTCCCTTATGGACAAGGGCCTGGAGTGTTATATATAAGTATGTAGTCATAAGCTATGTTAAGGAAGAACATTGACTAGTTTCTTTTGTacaacattatatatatatatatatatatatatatatatatatatatatatatatatatatatatatatatatatatatatatatatatatatatatatatatattgtacatgatgtatattattataattaccTGGCGTGTTACtttatttactttctttttGTATCTTGTCTGTATATGTTTAATGAGTTACTCGCAACTCAAAAAATCGATCACGTGCTAACAAGGTAAcaaacttaaaaataattattagttaagCTTAGGATACAAGTTGATAACActcaatttttagtatgatcatGACATACTAGAAATTGGATCGTTACACTTTTCAAGAATGGAAAATTCTAGAAACCCTGCAATGTGCACAAAtgataaatatatttatgatGTTTTTATCCCCACTTTCAACATCATATTCATTTGATCAATTGCAACAACATTCATCGTGTGATGACCATGCAGCATAAACGTTAACGATTCCACCAGCAACTCATGGTTGTGCGCATcattaaactaagaaattatCCATCTACCACTTTCTCGATGAAGATGAACAATCATCCCCCGCATCTAGTCTCTGCCTTTGACTCCCTCTTCTATCATTGTGCATCATTAAGTGAACTCGGCTCTCTAAATCCTTGCCTAAAGCAAACAAACAGTTGCTGATAAGACTCCTTGTTCCCATTTTTCCATAACCTGCTCTTCCGCGCAACAATCAATTCATCCATTCATTTTTTCACACAGATTATAGAAACTAAATGTAACAGATCTATCTGAAGAATGAAACATCCTTATCTGTAAAACAAAACATCCTTATCTTTGAAATTAATTTGCCCCAGGTCAGCAACACCATTCCCACCTCTTTCGTCCCAATTGTCATACAAGTTGTCGCCAAAATATTCTTCTCCCGCCAATCCCGCAAATGAAACTTCTTGAACAAAAGGTTCCCCGCCGTCACAAATTTCCATTTCATCCTCCATTTCCACATCAGCAAATTAACCTTGATTGTCATCACTATCTTCGTCGATGAGGCAACCGAAATCATTGAAATGGTTCACTGACTCTTCCTCATCACAGGCAGCCTACAAAGAACCCACAAAAGTAAACATaaacaaaacacaaaacaaCATTATTAACATGATTACCACGACTGTAACAACTCTATTCATAGGGGCTTCGTTTTAACCCAGTATAGCATAACCTAACATGAACTTGCCAACCTAGATCCCAATCCTTTGCACACTATTTGATATCTGCCACCAAACATCTACTCGAACatattaaaaaccaaaaaaaaatctatCAACCAATTTTAACTACCTATGATCATCATGTGtcaaaaagatttttttttcttctcgtacatttaacttaaaattttgtaaGAGTGGGGTACCTACCTTTAGAGCACAATTCATTGAAAATGTAGACTTAGAGCATCTCGGATAGCATATTTCTCTCACTCAAACACAGTTCTGGAAACCGGTTCGAATTGGCGAGTCGAACTGGTCAAACCGGGAGCCGTTGGTAAATACAATTCGGACAGAAAGTAAAACCGTCAATTTTAAAAATCGGAGTTGGACCGTCGAACTGGTCGAAAATCGGTCGGTTGAACCGAACCGTGACTCGACCGATTTTTTGAATTTGGGCAAAACGCTGCGTTTTGCATGCTTAAAGGGCCAAAGGAGAACCCTAGTCACCCACAGAGGCACAGACCCACTCCTCTCCTCTTGAGCCTCCATTCTCACATCTCACGTCTTCAGTCTGACTCACCTCGAGCTTCCGGTGGAACTTCTGTCCAACCACCGCCGTCGTCACAACTTCTGTTGTGCTAACGTCAGCTAGCACTGTTTGCACAGCCACGAATCATCGCGAAGTTAGCCTTCGAAAATCGCAGCCACCGCAAGGGAGGAGGGAGCCTCTGCTGCGTCGCCGTTGTGCCTCCATCACTGCCAATCCATCACCGTTGCTACTAGGGTTTGTTGGAGTTGCGCAAAGCCATCGTCGTTGCTGTCACGTGAAGAAGGAAGCGAGAGAGACCAAAGCTGCAAGAGAGGAGAAGTCACCCCCGCCAAAAGCCGCTGCTGAAGACCCCATGATATATCTTTGAAAGTTATTATGATTTTCCCACTATTGTTGCGATCTGCTATTTTCTTTGTAATTGTCTCTAAGCGTACTTGATGTTCCGAATTTAGAGGATTTagagttattttttattgaatttctggatttgaattttgaattcgTGCTTGATCTGCAATTTCTGTTTGATTATTCTTATTGTTGTTGTGgttgaaattcaaaattgaaatctaattcttcttcttcgtcaATTTCATATTCTGGACTTATTGATTTGTGAACTGATCTTGTGAAATTGAATTTGTGAtctgttgttggatttgttgctAAATTGCTTGTTGAATCTGAATTTGCATCAATTTtggcctctttttttttcttgaatttttgttgatgcTACTGCGAGTCTTGTTCTGTTGATAGCTGAGATTTGGTTGCTTCTTGATTGATTTGTGGTGGTTGCTATTGTTGCCTTAGTCTAGCTTTAATCTCTTCCTACTCAATTTTTCATTCTGCAACTTCATTCCAGCAAATTTCTAGCAAGCTTGGACGCACATCCAATTGGTAGCGATGATAGAACGCAATTTCAAATGTTTCCAAATTGGCAAATGGATTGAGCACCTTCCATAACTGAAACCTTCTTAGAGCTTTCCCTTTCAAACCTCTTTCCACCTCTATGGATTTCTGCTCCTCAGGTGTCCATCCATAACCATCTTTTCCATCGAATATTGGAAATATatcttcaaattgttgagtTGTTTATTTTTCCATGAAAAATGGAAGAAACCTCTCAACGAGAGCACCAATGTTAGAACTCCTTCTTTGAGTTAGCTAGGGAGAGAAACTCCAAATTAAACCAAGTTTCAATATCAATTCATTAATTCCTTTAATACATTGATAAAAGTCTCTTTTCTATATTCTTAAAAGACTAAGTAATTCTAATGGGCATAACTAGTACCCTTCCTAATATTAAATCGTAACATGTAATGGCCACTGTTTATGAATATCAGAAGTATGCAAAATCAGCAGAGGATGTTGTTGCTGATGTTCTCAAAGCATGTgttttatttgtcattttcaTTTCAAGTGGTTAAATGGTTTCACTGAATTCAATTTTTGTGCTGCTGAATAAGGCAAGGGATTGTGAATATGAATGAATGTGATAAAATTGTGAATATGAATAAATATGATTGATgacaaacttggatgttggcatTTTATGTTTAGTTggttgttttttattatttgacttgagtttgtatttgaatgagatcatAACATTCTGGTTTATATAGTAGTTTTAATTtggatgatattttaaaatttatattaaactataattatgttttaatgtatttatttatattttatctattattttattataaaacagtTTTTTCGATTCAACCACGATTGAATTAGTTGAACCTATAAATCAATGAACCAATAACTAGAGTGGTTCAATGATCAattcggttttcagaaccttgctCAAACGTCTTTCGGATCTAAACATGGTTGAAAGCATTTATCTTTGGGTAAACTTGttcatatgaaaaaaaaatttggccaAATGTCCAACCAATCCAAATGTCAACCCAGAAaattctttgaaaaaaaaaacaatttcaAAAAAACAAGAGGTAATTTCAAACATTTCTGTCTCAGCAGCAATATGTGTCAAAATCAAAGTTTTGAAAACCAGACCGATCATCAAATCGTTTTAATTACTTATTCATCGGTTTATTAGTTTAAGCGGTTGGTTTATTAGTTCAACCGGTTCAACTATTAGTTCAACCAAAAAactgttttataataaaataataaataaaaaataaatatactcactaaaatataattatagtatgacataaatcttaaaatatcatccaaatttaaaatattacatcaatctaaaattttttatcttatgataaaaacaaaaaaataaaataaatattaaaaattaagttttttttttttgtatacaaATCAAgtcttatttttattcataagAAAATTTAAGATTGATGATATTAAGAAAAACAGCTTTATCTATTGGATAAttcgcaaaaaaaaaaaattatctgtTTGGCTTATGGACAATTGGACATTACCCAAGTCCAAATGCTAAAAAACCAATTAAACAAAACCTAACCCCCagtctaaaaaaaaaaaaaaaaacttaaccTATCCTCTGCCTCAAACCTTATGGCAGCAGTGCAGCATCATCAATCAATTTGTGGCAGAGAAGCTTTATACTTATTAGCCTATCAAATTAAAGCTTTATACTTAACCTATCCTTATTAGCCTCTTTCTAGGAGGCTTAGGCTAAAACTCACCGTTATTACCTCCTTTGAATTCAATTGACTCGCTTCCCCTATTATCATGCAATATGCGACCTACTCAGGATTTATCCTCAAGCATTATTATATTAGGAATGGGTTTGCATGATTGTTGTCcttcaaacaagaaaacttcATCCCTGGTCACATTCTTCTCCGCAGCAGTATTAGATGTCTCCACTGTCGCCATTGATCTATGCTCCTCATGCTTGTTATTTTGCAAGCTCGTCCAGCTTCTTATTCTCACAATCACATCCAACATGACCATCACATAGACAATAGTTACAAATCAAATGAAGGCTCTCATACTCTACTTTAAAATTTCGTCCATCAACTTCCACCAAACGCACAATAGGTACACCTAGATCAATTTGCACGCACGCTCTTGCGTATTTCTCCGGCTCTGCTGATTTAGTAGCAAGATCGACTCGGACAGGGACTCCAATGGCGGAAGTGACTCTCTTCATGGCCTGTTCATCATAGTACCGTATATTCAACCATTGTTAATAAAGCAGAAATCAACCGTAAAGGGTTTCACTACGACATATGACCCGCTAATATCCAAGGTCCTAATAAACTCTTTCTCTCTATCCTCCATCTAACAAATATAGGCCTCCTTTCAATCTCCAAACACTCTTCAGTCTGCGCATGAGAGCCTTATAGATCATGTCTCCCCAAAACCTTGATGACGATAGCGTCTTGATATGCCCTGGAAAGCATTTCCTTCCCCTCTTCTGCGCAAATCACCCTGGGAGGCAATGCATCATCTTGCTTGTCGATGACCTTGGCTAGCCTTTTCCCGCCAACGCCTCATCTGTCGCCATGGGTTGCGGAATTGATCCCCCTACAACCTTGTCATGAAAGGAGACTCTAAAACTCTTCGAAGAATCCTCATTTAATCCATTAGATGCCCTTTGCCCACCCTCCGTAGTACTTGGTGCACTCCCCCCGTCACTCTCCCCCTTATCTCTTCCATTGGTGGAGCCAATAACCTCACTCTGTTTTGCCCTCAGTTCCCCCGCCTCCGCTCTCACCACCACTCATCGCTCTGCTTCACTTTTGTTGGGGTATAAAATTGAATGAATATTTTTTCCCCAAATTTGAACAAACCAGTTTGCCGATTTACCGTCGATTTTGCCAATTTTTTGCCAGATCGATCTAGTCTAGTTTGAAGAAATTGGTTTAACTTGAAAGAAGAAAAGTGGGGAAGGGGGGTTAGTGTCAATCAAAATTATATTACGTTTGGTGGCACCGACGCCTAGGGATCATATCTTACACATCAAGGAATATTTGACGAACATAAATTTGCTTCTTTGGGTCATATAACACGTATCTGACCCCCATAACCATAATGATTAAGAAGTCCTTCATCTTGTCGCCAATTTTCTTTGACTTTCACTTCAATCTGTTCAAACATCACCTCGAGGTAAATATTATCCGGCAAcaagaaagggaaaaaaaatgCACATTGATTATACCACTCTACTAATTGAAGATCAAGATTAGTTAATGAAGCAGTAAAAAATACAACGTCCGAGTTCAACCAAGCACCACGCAAAAGTAATACTTTGATCATAATATACGTAAGTACCTCAAGATAAACTTTCTTCTGTAGAAAATCTTCTATGTCAAGGCGAGCAGCTGTTGCAAGCAGTTTCAAAGCCTTTCCTTCCTGTTGTAGTTGACAGGCAACATACACATGGGTCAGTGGGTCACTGTTCAGCCTTTATAATGCATTGCATAAACACTCATTTAATTTACAGGTCACTTTTGGTTGCAAGCAATGTCTAGTGTCAATGCCTAAACATGCATaaacttcttttctttttcggagACTATGATCTCATATTAGAAATTAAAGTCAAATCAAAACTAGTGCATATATGTCAGAACCGCTGAACTACAAGTGTAAGTGACATACTCTTCCAATAACAATTATCTTCTGAGAGTTTTTCTCAACCAAAATCTCCACTTGTATGAAATCCTTTGCAGTTGGCCGAGTCTTATAGCTTACAACGTTTACCTGgatgatttgaaaattaagaaaatatttttaaatatatattgcTATAATAATAACTTGGTTGTTCCTTCCTTTTTTCAACCCGAAAACCCTCTTTTCCTTGTCTATCTTGTTTTCCATTTTGCAGGGTTGGGAGGTGAAGGTGTACCACAGTCCACGAACAAAATAAACCCTTTATAAATTACCTGGCATGCGTACGGAATCTCATTTCGATACTGCATAAAAATCTTTTCTCTAACAATTTCAGCCACAAAAAATCTTTCTGGATGCTCACTGACAATGTCCTGCAAATTCAGGAACAACATTAGAGCGGAGAAGGTATAAGAAAAAATTAACCTGTCATGAGCAGCATACCAGAATGCTCTAGTGATGGCAAGGGAGGAGCTGTGCTACATTTTGTAGCTAAAAGACACTACTTTATCTATTTGAGCCTCAGAGGATTGCAATTATGCAGTATTTTCACAATATTTGTAGTATCTGAACTATGGTTACAAGCCTATGCTTCCTTTCCCTATTCTTTACCATAAAGGGTCTATTTCAGTCAGTATGTAGGTGTACTTAGCTGCAAAGTGCAAACTGGTTGCCTGTAAACAGTAGGCACTGACAACAGCCACCACTAAAATCTGTCAATAATTACGTGTATGGAACTTTATATCTAACCTATACCATTATGATTATGTACCAAACTGTTAACTTTTAATTACATCAATCCACTCTTAACTTTTACtagataaaaatattcttagTTAAATTGTAATTGTAATATCTTACCAACTTGCAGATTTAAGACAGTTACGTTCATTTACATAACCAGAATTATTCAAATTAACAAGCTAGTTTTGACTTCACTTTACTCTTCATCACTCATTAGAACTTCTATACACACAAATGCATTTTACCTACTTTCCAAAGATAGGTATGGACTAGCAGAAGAGAGAGCTCTTTTGGCGTCAAACGAACACGCTAGAAGTGAAGTGAAAAAATGATGAAGCAAGTATGGAAATTTGAACGAGGCAAagaaattttgatatttgaCTTGCCTTTGGATAATAAGCTGGTCCATTGGGAAGCTTTGACAGTATCCAGTCCCTGACATCTTCAACCCCATGACCATATTTGGCACtaactggaatcacctcatcaACATCGGTAAATTTCTCATACCACTACAAAGAATTTGAAAAGGACATGGAACAGCAGAAAAACATCCCTATGTGAGTATAGTATATAAACTTATATAAGCTAACACAATTATATTGAAGAATCCCAACCTCCAGTTTCTTTGCAACTTCACCAGGTTTGATAAGATCCTTCTTGTTCAGAATCAATAGAGTTGGAGGCTTTTCTTCAAGGTCTCCTATTCCATCTTCCAACACTTCATCAATCTAAAGACAAAAAGCGAATTAGAAATTGAAGAAAACATATAAATTGGTTTTATAAAACAAGAACCATACTTTTTCAGGCGCTTTACATGCATCAACAAGGACCAACACACAGTCAGCATTTACCACAGCACTGCGAacatttttcatcatcattgagtCTAATTTGTGCATTTCCTTCTGTAAGACGCCAGGTGTGTCATAAAGTACCATCTGCAAGAGATTAAGTGATCAGATAAATGAAGGTAAAAGAGAATGCTAGTACACATCCCTTAAGAACGACAAACACGGTATATTTATTAGTCTATTGCCATGGGTAACAATTAAtggataaataaattaaaaaggaCTTGATAACTTGAGTTTGATGGTTGAACTTATGAAATTTAAAGAAtattaaaacaaattttgatcCATTTATCTTACACCAATTCATTCAATCACTCCATCTACCTAATGCCCTTTTTTCCAGTAATCTTATTATAGATTGAAGCCCATGACGAGGTGCCAATAAAAAACATTCAAATTTGCATAATATAGAGCAAAATGACACAAAGATCACTATGATTTTAGAACATAACCAGCAGACAATTCATAATATCCTACAGGTGTGTGAATTATCTTTCActcaaaacaaaagaaactggCAAATTGTTGTGGGGAGTAGAGGTAGAAGGAAAAGGACAAGAGAATATAACGAAAATCAAAGGGCCATGAATGACAAGCAACAAGGAACCAAATAGACAAGCTGATCAAATGAAAAACGAAAATTAGCTATGATTAAATTAAACCTGATAATCTGAGCCAGAACATATACAGAGAATTCGATGCCTGGTTGTCTGAGGTTTATCTGTAACTATTGAGAGCCTTTGGCCAATCATTTGGTTTGCCAGTGTACTCTTCCCAACATTTGGCTTGCCAAGTAAAGCCACATATCCTGCATTTACCTTCACACATCCAAATCAAGAAATGCAAAAGCTGGTATAAATTTAAACAACTAGATTAGAATAATAAACTGCTCATCATCtgaaaatctgaatttttagtTTTCTTCTGTTTTATTTTCCTTGATATAATCATGCAAGGCAATGCACAGTACAAATGAGTGCCCATCCACTAAGGACGGATTTGTTATTGCTGTGATGTTTCAAGAGCTGCTGAGCTCCTAATATTTTTCAACAGCTGCATTTTGAAAGCTTTAATTATGTTTGGTAAAGCATAACAAAAGCGCGTGCTACATGAACTCCCCAAAATTAACCACCATCAACCCTCTCCATATAGGGATACTGAATGGCTCATAATGTCCAAAAAATACCAATCAAAATCACATTTATAATCAAACCAGATTTATATTTGTAATCAAACTTCATAAAG
This sequence is a window from Arachis stenosperma cultivar V10309 chromosome 10, arast.V10309.gnm1.PFL2, whole genome shotgun sequence. Protein-coding genes within it:
- the LOC130957904 gene encoding GTPase ERA-like, chloroplastic isoform X1, whose amino-acid sequence is MEKLSLQQLYTLPTTTSTLPIPQFLFPLFTAPTPFPTELHSQRCCRTTMHRPFEAFPKRQDRACVSKQTQAEAEAEEESSYSDDDLSFLSLSEKPDRNMALLDDYEADELDLDFGPNHRSGYVALLGKPNVGKSTLANQMIGQRLSIVTDKPQTTRHRILCICSGSDYQMVLYDTPGVLQKEMHKLDSMMMKNVRSAVVNADCVLVLVDACKAPEKIDEVLEDGIGDLEEKPPTLLILNKKDLIKPGEVAKKLEWYEKFTDVDEVIPVSAKYGHGVEDVRDWILSKLPNGPAYYPKDIVSEHPERFFVAEIVREKIFMQYRNEIPYACQVNVVSYKTRPTAKDFIQVEILVEKNSQKIIVIGREGKALKLLATAARLDIEDFLQKKVYLEIEVKVKENWRQDEGLLNHYGYGGQIRVI
- the LOC130957904 gene encoding GTPase ERA-like, chloroplastic isoform X2, which codes for MMICPSCPSARSLIGTWPCLTIMRPTSSTWILAPITEAVLWTVEFRVGFKVNAGYVALLGKPNVGKSTLANQMIGQRLSIVTDKPQTTRHRILCICSGSDYQMVLYDTPGVLQKEMHKLDSMMMKNVRSAVVNADCVLVLVDACKAPEKIDEVLEDGIGDLEEKPPTLLILNKKDLIKPGEVAKKLEWYEKFTDVDEVIPVSAKYGHGVEDVRDWILSKLPNGPAYYPKDIVSEHPERFFVAEIVREKIFMQYRNEIPYACQVNVVSYKTRPTAKDFIQVEILVEKNSQKIIVIGREGKALKLLATAARLDIEDFLQKKVYLEIEVKVKENWRQDEGLLNHYGYGGQIRVI